In Lutra lutra chromosome 6, mLutLut1.2, whole genome shotgun sequence, the following are encoded in one genomic region:
- the LY6G6F gene encoding lymphocyte antigen 6 complex locus protein G6f isoform X2, whose protein sequence is MAVLFLLLLFLCGAPWAAADNIQTIYVASGEALELPCPLPPTLSGDELLSWFHSPAAGSSTALVAQVQVVRPAPDLGRPTRASRLKLLGNFSLWLEGSKEGDAGRYWCAVLGQHHRYQNWRMYDVSVLRGSQLSARAADGSPCSVLVCSVAPARRLDSVTWLEGKGPVRGRVQSFWGDGAALLLVCPGEGLSESGEHRPRIIRCLMPHNKGVSFSLTASTDASPALCAPSTGWDVSWIVMLLLTVGQGFTILAVSIVLCRQRAQGAQCRGTSIPQFKPEIQVYENIHLARLSPPAPKIR, encoded by the exons ATGGCGGTCTtattcctcctccttctgttccTATGTGGAGCCCCCTGGGCTGCTGCAG ACAACATCCAGACCATCTATGTAGCCTCGGGGGAGGCGTTGGAGCTGCCATGTCCTTTACCGCCCACCCTGAGTGGAGACGAACTCCTATCCTGGTTCCACAGCCCAGCAGCAGGTTCCTCCACTGCCCTGGTGGCCCAAGTCCAAGTGGTCAGGCCAGCCCCAGACCTTGGGAGGCCCACCAGGGCATCCAGGCTCAAACTACTGGGGAACTTCTCACTGTGGCTAGAAGGGTCCAAGGAGGGAGATGCTGGTCGGTACTGGTGTGCTGTGCTGGGTCAGCACCACAGGTACCAGAACTGGAGGATGTATGATGTCTCCGTGCTCAGAG gaTCCCAGCTATCTGCGAGGGCTGCCGACGGATCCCCCTGCTCTGTCCTCGTGTGCTCTGTGGCCCCTGCCAGACGCCTAGACTCTGTGACCTGGCTAGAGGGAAAGGGTCCTGTGAGGGGCCGTGTACAGTCATTTTGGGGTGATGGGGCTGCCCTGCTCTTGGTGTGTCCTGGGGAGGGGCTCTCTGAGTCGGGGGAACATAGACCAAGAATCATCCGCTGCCTCATGCCTCACAACAAAGGGGTCAGCTTTAGCCTGACAG CCTCCACGGatgcctcccctgccctctgtgcCCCTTCCACGGGCTGGGACGTGTCCTGGATCGTGATGCTCTTGCTCACAGTGGGTCAGGGGTTCACCATCCTAGCCGTCAGCATCGTGCTCTGCAGACAGAGGGCCCAGGGGGCTCAGTGCAGAG GTACCTCAATTCCTCAGTTCAAACCTGAAATCCAGGTCTATGAGAACATCCATTTGGCCCGTCTCAG CCCACCTGCCCCCAAGATCAGATGA
- the LOC125102934 gene encoding lymphocyte antigen 6G6e-like, translating to MGPSSIFLCILFLCGALGLTTPPPPARGRLRCYTCSFAKPCYPVPTECQDDEACGISIGTSEQNEIIERKGCLPRAQCPLQGHATYWSRSYALRHHCCEQDLCNTAITLQPLPSPLLAALLLLAASFTWGGPLLRWLQANLQPSTQDSAPLLTALETPASEICPRT from the exons ATGGGCCCCTCCAGCATCTTCCTGTGCATCCTGTTTCTCTGTGGGGCACTGG gtcTCACCacgcccccgccccctgcccgaGGTCGGCTCCGCTGTTACACCTGCAGCTTTGCCAAACCCTGCTACCCGGTTCCCACCGAGTGTCAGGACGACGAAGCTTGTGGCATCAGTATTGGCACCTCAG AGCAGAATGAGATCATCGAGCGGAAGGGCTGCCTCCCACGGGCCCAGTGCCCTCTGCAGGGCCATGCCACCTACTGGTCGCGCTCCTACGCTCTGCGGCACCACTGCTGTGAGCAGGACCTGTGCAACACAGCCATCACGCTGCAGCCACTCCCCAGCCCCCTACTTGCCGCCCTGCTCCTCCTTGCAGCCAGCTTCACCTGGGGAGGTCCCCTCCTCCGCTGGCTTCAAGCCAATCTGCAGCCTTCAACCCAGGACTCTGCCCCCCTCCTCACCGCCCTGGAGACCCCTGCATCTGAGATATGCCCAAGAACCTGA
- the LY6G6C gene encoding lymphocyte antigen 6 complex locus protein G6c isoform X3: MPPKDPNWAMSLLHLLPSPGTLIMKGFLLLILSALLCWVSADIRCHSCYKVPVLGCVDRQSCRLEPGQQCLTTNVYLGKMWVFSNLRCGTPEEPCRETFNQTNHKLGLTYNTTCCNKDNCNSPAPRPTPALALVLLTSVAGLGLWLLH; this comes from the exons CTGCTGCACTTGCTACCATCCCCGGGGACCCTCATCATGAAAGGCTTTCTGCTGCTCATCctgtctgctctgctctgctgggtCTCAG CTGACATTCGCTGTCACTCCTGCTACAAGGTCCCCGTGCTGGGCTGTGTCGACCGGCAGTCCTGCCGCCTGGAACCAGGACAGCAGTGCCTGACAACAAATGTGTACCTCG GTAAGATGTGGGTTTTCTCCAACCTTCGATGTGGCACACCGGAAGAGCCTTGTCGGGAGACCTTCAACCAAACCAACCACAAGCTGGGCCTGACCTATAACACCACCTGTTGCAACAAGGACAACTGCAATAGCCCAGCTCCTCggcccaccccagccctggccctcGTCCTCCTCACCTCTGTGGCCGGCCTTGGCCTCTGGCTGCTGCACTGA
- the ABHD16A gene encoding phosphatidylserine lipase ABHD16A, with the protein MAKLLSCVLGPRLYKIYRERDSERAPSSVPETPTSVTTPPSSSWDTYYQPRALEKHADSILALASVFWSISYYSSPFAFFYLYRKGYLSLSKVVPFSHYAGTLLLLLAGVACLRGIGRWTNPQYRQFITILEATHRNQSAENKRQLANYNFDFKSWPVDFHWEEPSSRKESRGGPSRQGVALLRLEPLHRGTADTLLNRVKKLPCQITSYLVAHTLGRRMLYPGSVYLLQKALMPMLLQGQARLVEECNGRRAKLLACDGNEIDTMFVDRRGTAEPQGQKLVICCEGNAGFYEVGCISTPLEAGYSVLGWNHPGFAGSTGVPFPQNEANAMDVVVQFAIHRLGFQPQDIIIYAWSIGGFTATWAAMSYPDISAVILDASFDDLVPLALKVMPDSWRGLVTRTVRQHLNLNNAEQLCRYQGPVLLIRRTKDEIITTTVPEDIMSNRGNDLLLKLLQYRYPRVMAEEGLRVVRQWLEASSQLEEASIYSRWEVEEDWCLSVLRSYQAEHGPDFPWSVGEDMDADGRQQLALFLAQKHLYNFEATHCTPLPAQNFQMPWHL; encoded by the exons ATGGCGAAGCTGCTGAGCTGCGTCCTGGGCCCCCGGCTCTACAAAATCTACCGGGAAAGGGACTCAGAAAGGGCCCCGTCCAGCGTCCCCGAGACTCCAACTTCAGTCACTACCCCCCCTTCCAGCTCCTGG GATACGTACTACCAACCCCGTGCCCTGGAGAAGCATGCTGACAGCATTCTGGCACTG GCTTCAGTCTTCTGGTCCATCTCTTACTACTCCTCTCCCTTCGCCTTCTTCTACTTATACAGGAAAG GTTACTTGAGCTTGTCCAAAGTGGTGCCGTTTTCTCACTATGCTGGGACGTTACTACTACTCTTGGCAGGCGTGGCCTGTCTCCGAG gCATCGGCCGCTGGACCAACCCCCAGTACAGGCAGTTCATCACCATCTTGGAGGCAACACATAGGAACCAGTCTGCAGAAAACAAG AGGCAGCTCGCCAACTACAACTTTGACTTTAAGAGCTGGCCAGTCGACTTCCACTGGGAAGAGCCCAGCAGCCG GAAAGAGTCTCGAGGGGGCCCTTCCCGCCAGGGTGTGGCCCTGCTTCGCCTGGAGCCCCTGCACCGGGGGACAGCAGACACTCTCCTCAACCGGGTCAAGAAGCTGCCTTGTCAGATCACCAG CTACTTGGTGGCACACACCCTGGGGCGCCGAATGCTGTACCCCGGCTCTGTGTACCTGCTCCAGAAGGCCCTCATGCCCATGTTGCTGCAGGGCCAGGCCCGGCTGGTGGAAGAG TGTAATGGGCGCCGGGCGAAGCTGCTGGCCTGTGATGGCAACGAGATTGACACCATGTTTGTGGACCGGCGGGGGACAGCAGAGCCCCAGGGACAGAAGCTg GTGATCTGCTGTGAGGGGAACGCGGGCTTCTATGAGGTGGGCTGCATTTCTACACCTCTGGAAG CTGGATATTCAGTTCTGGGCTGGAACCATCCAGGCTTTGCTGGAAGCACG GGGGTGCCATTTCCTCAGAATGAGGCCAACGCCATGGATGTGGTGGTCCAGTTTGCCATCCAccgcctgggcttccagcccCAGGACATCATCATCTATGCCTGGTCCATCGGCGGCTTCACTG CCACGTGGGCAGCCATGTCCTACCCAGACATTAGTGCTGTGATCCTGGATGCCTCCTTTGATGACCTAGTGCCCTTGGCCTTGAAGGTCATGCCAGATAGCTGGA GGGGCCTGGTGACCAGGACAGTGAGGCAGCACCTCAATCTGAACAATGCAGAACAGCTGTGCAG GTACCAGGGCCCCGTGCTGCTGATCCGCAGAACCAAGGATGAGATCATCACTACCAC GGTTCCTGAGGACATCATGTCCAACCGAGGCAATGACCTCCTGCTGAAGCTCCTGCAGTACCG GTATCCCCGTGTGATGGCAGAGGAGGGTCTTCGAGTGGTGAGGCAGTGGCTGGAGGCCTCCTCACAGCTGGAGGAAG CCTCCATTTACAGCCGTTGGGAGGTGGAAGAGGACTGGTGCCTGTCCGTCCTCCGCTCCTACCAGGCAGAACATGGGCCTGACTTCCCCTGGAGTGTGG GGGAGGACATGGATGCAGACGGAAGGCAGCAGCTGGCCTTGTTTCTG
- the LY6G6F gene encoding lymphocyte antigen 6 complex locus protein G6f isoform X1: MAVLFLLLLFLCGAPWAAADNIQTIYVASGEALELPCPLPPTLSGDELLSWFHSPAAGSSTALVAQVQVVRPAPDLGRPTRASRLKLLGNFSLWLEGSKEGDAGRYWCAVLGQHHRYQNWRMYDVSVLRGSQLSARAADGSPCSVLVCSVAPARRLDSVTWLEGKGPVRGRVQSFWGDGAALLLVCPGEGLSESGEHRPRIIRCLMPHNKGVSFSLTASTDASPALCAPSTGWDVSWIVMLLLTVGQGFTILAVSIVLCRQRAQGAQCRGTRMRCFECKGDSSNSCKETVATCGEGEHCGFLERKPQPGPGQNKLSGNPSVTLIHHYRACVAAHHCNQVETELVGDVTYTTHRECCVGDLCNSAVASTVAPPCVLAAAAAALAWLLPALWRD; this comes from the exons ATGGCGGTCTtattcctcctccttctgttccTATGTGGAGCCCCCTGGGCTGCTGCAG ACAACATCCAGACCATCTATGTAGCCTCGGGGGAGGCGTTGGAGCTGCCATGTCCTTTACCGCCCACCCTGAGTGGAGACGAACTCCTATCCTGGTTCCACAGCCCAGCAGCAGGTTCCTCCACTGCCCTGGTGGCCCAAGTCCAAGTGGTCAGGCCAGCCCCAGACCTTGGGAGGCCCACCAGGGCATCCAGGCTCAAACTACTGGGGAACTTCTCACTGTGGCTAGAAGGGTCCAAGGAGGGAGATGCTGGTCGGTACTGGTGTGCTGTGCTGGGTCAGCACCACAGGTACCAGAACTGGAGGATGTATGATGTCTCCGTGCTCAGAG gaTCCCAGCTATCTGCGAGGGCTGCCGACGGATCCCCCTGCTCTGTCCTCGTGTGCTCTGTGGCCCCTGCCAGACGCCTAGACTCTGTGACCTGGCTAGAGGGAAAGGGTCCTGTGAGGGGCCGTGTACAGTCATTTTGGGGTGATGGGGCTGCCCTGCTCTTGGTGTGTCCTGGGGAGGGGCTCTCTGAGTCGGGGGAACATAGACCAAGAATCATCCGCTGCCTCATGCCTCACAACAAAGGGGTCAGCTTTAGCCTGACAG CCTCCACGGatgcctcccctgccctctgtgcCCCTTCCACGGGCTGGGACGTGTCCTGGATCGTGATGCTCTTGCTCACAGTGGGTCAGGGGTTCACCATCCTAGCCGTCAGCATCGTGCTCTGCAGACAGAGGGCCCAGGGGGCTCAGTGCAGAG GAACCCGCATGCGGTGCTTCGAGTGCAAAGGAGATTCCAGCAACTCCTGCAAAGAGACGGTGGCCACCTGCGGGGAGGGGGAGCACTGTGGCTTCCTGGAACGCaagccccagcctggccctgggcagAACAAGCTGTCTGGAAACC cctcagttACCTTGATTCATCACTATCGAGCCTGTGTGGCGGCCCATCATTGCAATCAAGTGGAAACGGAGTTGGTGGGAGACGTGACTTACACAACCCACAGGGAATGCTGCGTCGGAGACCTGTGTAACAGCGCCGTGGCAAGCACCGTGGCCCCGCCATGTGTCTTGGCTGCAGCAGCCGCCGCCCTGGCCTGGCTCTTGCCGGCACTATGGAGAGACTAG